The Primulina tabacum isolate GXHZ01 chromosome 1, ASM2559414v2, whole genome shotgun sequence genome contains the following window.
ATGAATGGCAAGATGATTGCTAGCAAACCTCTTTATGTTGCACTTGCTCAAAGGAAGGAGGATAGAAGAGCACGGTTGCAGGTATTGTTGCTTGTTTTTCGAACTTGCGACGTATTGCTAGGAACATTGAAACTGAAAATCTGAAGGATCAATTATAATCTTGTGGACCTGATAGATTGATTGTTGTTCTGTACagcttctttttttctttctccATTTGCAAAGCTTTTTTAGTTCTTCCCTGAGCAGTTTATTTTTGTTTCTCCATTTCTATATTGTTCAGCTTTATACTTGTCACTTTTGTAGTACCTTGTGAATGATTGGAtgtaaattttgatttttcaatcattttattCAGGCTCAATTTGCTCAAATGCGGCCAATTTCTGTCATGCCTACTGCCACTCCTCGCATGCCTATGTACTCTCCTGGTGGCGCTGGCTTAGGGCAGCAAATATTTTACGGACAACCTCCACCTGCCATGCTCCCACCCCAAGTAATTATATTTTCACATGATACTTGGTTCAAGCAATTACATTTTCGCATGATACTTAGTTTAGAAAGTTCGATATTTAGTGGATATTTCGTATTGGAAAAGTAGTATTGGATAACGCAGCATATTTGAAATTACTATTGCAAACACTTGAGGTTCTTGGAGATACGAGGGGTGTTAATATTACTGGTAAATTGTTTGTAGCTGAAAATTATCGTGCAACTGAATTTGTATGGTAgattttttatgaaatatttCAACTTGTATCAGCTCCGGATTTGGCCATGTGTTTCGAGAACTTTACAATGTATGTCATGCCATGTCTTCTTTTCAGCCTGGATTTGGGTATCAGCAGCAGCTTGTTCCTGGTATGAGACCTGCTGGGCCTCTCATGCCAAATATGTTTTTGCCTATGGTCCAACAAGGGCCTCAAGGTCCACGTCCTGGTGGTAGGCGTGCCAACGGTGTTCCTATGCAACAAGTCCCACAGCCTGTTTCTGTAATGCAGCAGCCGGTTTGTGGCCCTTTGACTCGTGCTTTTTCCCCTTGAATTCTTGGCTTTTTTCATTTGTTTCTTTTGTGCAGATGCTTCCTAGGGGACGCGGCTATCGCTACCCCCCTGTGCGTAGCATTCCTGATGTCTCTTTGCAAGGGATGGCTGGAAGCATGATTCCTGTCCCTTATGAGATGGGTGGCATGCCGTTGCGTGAATCAGGAGTGTCTCAGCCCATTCCAATTGGCGCGCTGGCATCTGCACTCGCAAATGCTTCGCCCATAGAACAGCGGACGGTGAGCATTGCCACGTGTCTCCCTCATTTACACGTTATCATTGTACGACTTTTGGCCTATACTTATGAAATATATCCAAGAGTTGTAGAATGTGTCCCATTCAAATGTGACCATATGTCATTCCATGTCATATTTCTTGATAGTCTTTTCCCATTAAAGGAGTTACTGCACCAAAAAGTTGTTTTCTTTTCCCTTTCAGCTGTTTTGGCTATATGGTGTCTAAGAACATAGTGATTATTGAATTTAATTTTCCAAGTCACCATTTATTCTTGTGAAATTTAGTCTTGTTAATTTTGGCATGCCTTTATTTATTATTGCTTTGAATTATCAAAACAATATTCAAGAGTGCATATTAGATTGTATTTTGATTTCTTGGTTAAGATTCTGGACGCAACACTTGCCATTTAGTTGATATACCATTCACAAGCAGCTTGGCTTTGGCCCTACATTTATCTTGTGATGATGATGTCTTTTGATACGGATGAGTTTGGTTTTTGGTATAAATAGATGCTGGGTGAAAATTTGTATCCACTTGTGGAACAATTGGAGCCAGAGATGGCAGCCAAGGTGACAGGCATGCTATTGGAGATGGATCAGACTGAGGTTTTGCACTTGTTGGAGTCACCAGAGGCTCTTAAGGCTAAGGTTGCGGAGGCTATGGACGTCCTGCGGAATGTGTCTCAGCAGCAGGCTGGCCACTCTGCCGACCAATTGGCTTCTCTGTCTTTGAATGATTGACTTGGTTTGAGGAAAACATTGTCGTGCAAATGTGTCAAGTCAGTTAAAGGCAACTGTTTTTAGTTTTTACTTTTGATGCGTGAGACTTCAAAGTTTGGGATTTTCTATGCCACcttgaatctttttttttttgttggcaAGTTGAATGTTGGATGTGTTGTGGAACCTTTATTTATGTGTGCTCTTTTTTCCAATATTTAACCAGACGATTTTGGGCTGATTTGGTTGATGTTTTGATTCTCTCTTGACTATCATTGCTTGTCAGTGTAGCTCAAGTACGATTGATTGGTATCTATTTACATTCTGAAGGTTTAAGCGACGCGATATGTTCACTTAGTTCTGTTCCTCATGGGAGGGAAAATAACACACAAGAACCAACTCGCATCGACCGTCTGTTCGACAAAAACCCTCGTCCTTTCGAACAATAGATTGATAcatctttatttttaaaagaatcaAACGTATTTCACCTGTCATAAAAACTCGACACGTGTATACTTTCTGATGGTGAGTTTTATGCATGATCTTAAAAAGCAAAGTCCGATTAATTATACATAGGATATTACGATTTTGGAATCAGCATGTTTTGGATAATTATTCAGATCCATTGTCGATTGACCTAATCATCAATGTATCCAAATCCTCCAGTATTGGTTATATGATGCATTTGACAACATCCATAGACCCAAATGACTTATTTTTCAGATTacagttttatttaaaatgttttggAAGTGCTAATTACCAAATAGCAATTTTCCTTGAAATAACCTTATAGAATTAACACTAGTGACAAAAAGTAGGTCTGCACGAACAACTCGACTTACAAATGCCGGTGAAACGTTATTTAAGGATCATTTTTGACTTGATGTCTTATATAAAGTAGAATCTGAATCAACTTAAACCTTGTGAATTCAGGATCGATTGTGTAACTGACTACCAAGATCGTGTATATCTATGGTCATATTCGAACTGTTGAATAAACAAGCTTTGTACGAACTAGTCCTAATTAGTACAGAATATTTACAAAACTCGCCCAACCTCGGTCGACCCGACCAGACTTTACTCTTTGGAAAGGAGTCACGTTTGGGCCTCAAAATAGTTTCTCCGTTGACACAGCACAGCTTCAAATTTTAAGCATCCAAGCGAGCAACTTGCCTTTGTCTCATTCCAACCACAGCAGCTGCCGGATTGTCTTCGTTAACGTCAGTGCCATTAGCAGTAGAATCTTGGTTCTCAAGGGTAGGATGGGAATCAGATTGTTGATTCTCCAACTTCTCCCCAAAATTATGGAGTCTACGACCGATCAAATATCGGTCATCGCGTATAGAATTGTGGAGATTGGTGAACCAGACATGAAAGCGTTTGGCGCAGAAAAATATCAAACTGAGGATGAGACATCCCACCCAGGCGAATCGATAGACAGCAGAGTTCACTATTAATGGGTACCCCAATATCGGAAAGACCCCTCTTGCTAAAACGTAGGGAACACATAAAGCCGTAAGCAGCTTCATAATGATTGGGAAGACTATCTCGCGCATCACCCAAAGACCTTGGAGCCTCGAGAAACCATCGTCTCTAACCCTTTCAAATTTAACACGCCAGCTCTCGTCCATTAGTGGCATCATGTGATCCAGCATAACCTGTTATAATGAAAACACAAGTTCAACCTGACCTGCATCAAACCATCCATCTACAATCCCTTCTACACTCAAAAAGACTtggataaaacacaaatttgtGGACAAGTGGTAACTAATTAAATCACAGTAAAATAGAAGGTTTTCCTGAGAAGATATGGACAAAGAAGTCTACTGCTTACCAGTCTAGTCCAGATCTTCAAAAAGATCAGTCCTAGAGCCCAATCCTGGTACAAAAGAAAAACTGGACTTTCATCCACAGGCACCCGCATAGGCACGATCACGAGAAGTTCAAAAAGCAGTCCAATCAACACAGGAATGACAAAAATCTGGAATATTGAGGCAATACACTAGTTAGCAGAACTAATACATATGACACTATTTAATCACAGACCAACACATTCTTACCCATATCGACAAGAGAAAAGAGCTCTTGAGAATAATGCCACACCATTTTGTAATCTGTTTGAGTAAAACTCGAGTTCTTCTGGTTCTTACAAGCTCAAGACAATACCTTGTTCCAGCCGAAGCAGTCCAAATAACATAGCTTCCGATCACAAAAGCATATATATCTAATAAAAGAACATGTGAGCAATTTTAGCTTATCCTAATATCAAAGAATAAAAAAaggataattaattgattcatCCAATAAAATACCATTGCATTTGATGCCATGAGTAATTGGGAGAAGTGGGATGGCATTGAAGAGCAATCGACCAATTGAAATGGGTACAATTATCAACGCAGAGTTGAAGACCAGCAGGGTCATCCAAGCCACAACCAACAGCAGCACGATACGGAGTACAAAGGCCCACCTTCTAAAAGATTAACGTAGATGGTATAAAGAAAAAAAGCCATAGTCGACAATCATTTTAAAAGGAGATCAAAAAACTTGCACAGAATGCCAATACAATTATAAGCGCTCTACACAAGGCAAAGCTAAGATTTggctaaataaaaaatttcataaaactgataataaaatattaggattcatcaaattcatcaatTAGTAAACTTGACTGCTAAGTGCAACCTATAAAATTAAAACAGATGGTGCAGAAATTAATGAGATAACCAATTCCAAGGGTTTCACCAGAAGCATCTCAGTCCTGCAATACCTTAGCCAAACTCAAGATATTGACGTGACCCACCCTCTCAAAGAACAATCAGACAGTGTCATGAAAAGCTCAACCAAGcaaaaattatcaaactgaAATCGTGATATTAATTAGCCGGCGATCCCCTTCATAGCAAGAACATAAAATGCTTATGAGAATGTAGGCTGCTTCATAGAATAACAGCTGATCATACAAGCGGCTAAATAAAAAACTCATCCAAAACTCAAGCTATAGAGAATTTAGATTTCCTTTAATGAAGCCTACCACATGAAATTCTTTCACAAAGCGGAAACGGTGTGAGAGTTGAACCAGTAAATCTCCTTATTGGCTTACTTTCCAAACCATACTTGACGGTCACATTATCTAAAACCTCTAACTTAGAAAATTTTGAACCTTCACTATTTACTGATGAATagaaacatgtttttttttaaattttgggtGTCAGGTAAATTCTTTAATCCATTTTCCATGAATTGACATCGCCCCTAGGGCGTAGgctgaaaaatattttcttctctCCAAAATTAGACTCTACCAATAATTTTCCTAAACAGTCActcaagatatatatatatataacctcaatttctattggccacaccGCCAACACCATGCTCAAATGATGTATGTAAGTGAAAATTAAACAAGTGCAAGAATAGGAATCATTAActgtttaaatcataaataaaattaagGCAGTCTGACCGACCCCCTCTCGCACATGATGGTAGACGATAAGAATACCATCAAACTTACTCTGGGTCAGTTGTTTCGTCAGCTTCATACTCTCCAACATTAGTATTTGTCGCTACACGTCTGTGTCTGTTTACAAGTCCAAGGGCCAGAGCTCGTTCCTGCAAAGCAGCATGGGCTTGTCCTCTATCCTGCCGACCTAGATCCCGGTTTCCATGTTCTTGACCACCATTATCCTCTGGCTTTGGTAGAAGAAAATCTGTTAAACCAAGTGCCCAACCAACAGCAGTAAACCAATACCGGAGAATGGATTTGAGAGTATGTCTTAGTTTAAAATGTTGGACAGCGAAAGGAATGCATATTTGAAAGAGAAGCATGTCTGCAGGAATTTCAGTAAATGGGTCGGATACCCTGCAAATAACAAGAGTAGTCTTAAGAATTGAAAGGAGCGAGTCCGTTAAGAGGACAATGCAAGACCAAATTAGCAATAAGATTTCCATGCGGGAAAAGCAATCTTACGAAATATCAAGAGGGAAAATGGATGGAGCCATCCTCATTGCGAGCTTGACTGGCAAAAATACAAGCATCACTATCAAACTCCCATAGACAAAAACAGACAACAGAACCCTACGAGCATGTTTGTGGACAGGATCATCAATCAGATCACGAAAAGGGTTGTAATTCGGATCAGCAGGATCCCGGAGAAAATACAGCACACCATTACGCAATACCTACATGGACATATAACACGATCCAAGGGTATGTAAAATAAGTCTTACTTTATATACCATACAATAGGAAATTAATAATTTGGAACAATAAGTACCCCTCGAAGAAGGCTGACGAAGATGCTTATTTGCAGCATGTAAACAATACCTACAACCCAATGAACCAAGGCACTCGCCAATGGTGAGACTGAGAAGAACTCAACCCTCTGTGATATTGTCTTCCCGAACATCCTAATAGTGCAAAGATCAAGCCACCAACCGCACATGAGAGGAAAAACCCCAAGTTCAATAACCAGGAGGAAGGCAACCTTAATCGTAGTCATTAAATGTCTCATGGCTGCCACAAACTGCCTGAAGAGGGATGGAATAGTTTCTGCGATGGACGTAAAACCATAGAACCTCCCCATGGTCAAAGGCTCTCCTCTGGAATACCGAATTAACGTAATTATCCCGACATAGAAGATAATAAATGCAAATATAAACATGTATCCAACAGCAAGGGTGGTGACATCAGAAAGGCGTGACACCCCAGTAGACTGAACTTTCAAAAGGTCCATTGCAATGGCAGAGCTAATGTTGACCTCAGTTTGTCCTGTTGCATTTATTTTCAGAGCATCGACAACCTGACCAAGCATACTATTTTCATTGCTATCAGATGTCAAATTTACAGAAGCCGTCAATGCATTCTTCAGTGTAAGACTGGCCAATGAAAGTGCTGACTCAGTAAGAGGCACAAATGCAGATAGCAAAGGACTAGCAGCAGAAGATAAAAACCATGACATATAGAAGAGTATAAGTCGTCCTAATGAAAAGGGGACGAAAATCACAACACCGAGGAATATCATGTTGCTTGCAAGAACCTGAGGAAAAAGAGAAGGAAATAGAATGAACTGACCATACAGTATAAGTCCTCCTAATGCAATAGAGACGAGTGAAGGCGGCTTCAACTAAAAAAGGAGACTAATTAGCTGGTCAATTTAACACGACAGAGAAATTTTAAATGACAATTGATTCCAAAGAAAGACAGATATGGGATTCAAACATTATATTCAATCCTGTAAGAAACTTGAAACTCTCCTACATGCATGCATACAGAAGCTAACAGAAGCCCATGAAATCCATGCAATAGATCGggggaaagaaaaaaaaatacagtTAATCTAAAACATGATATTTGAAAGAAATGCAATCTAATCATGATTTTCACAGAGAAATTAATGGAGGACATCTCACAGTGAATGCATTTTCCACCAGATGAAATACAGGTCCCTGCATGCCAACCAGTTCATCAAAAGGTACATCCTCTGCACCATCGGCATCATCCAGACCATCAAACATCTGCTCAACATGGGCCTCAAGGCGAGCTGCTTGCATCTCCCACCTGGCTGCAACATTTTCTGCATTCCTTCGGATCATCTGACCGGCCCCACCAATTCCCTGTGCTCCACCATCCTCGCCATTCCCATCTGCTGCAACATTTCTATTGGCTTGAGCAGCTTGCCTTCTTGCACCTCGAACTCCATTTCTATCTCCTTCATCTTCTCTATCAGCATCATGGCCCCCAAGTTCGCGTAAATGTCTGAAGTAATCTCTCAGTGAAGTTGCTCCAAGGAAAATGAACACGATGCTCGCTGAGAGCAGAAATCCATGTAAACAGTCTGTAAGAATGACCGTCGTACCCAAATGACTCAAAAATAGCCTTTGAGCTTCACCAAAACTTCTAACAAAGGCCAACCGCCATATCCAAAACGTGATAAATGGAATTATGAGAAGCCAGACACAAAGCACAAAGCTGAGGCGTAGAAAGAAGTGTAGAACATGGTAAGCTTTCATGGTAATCCCAGCAATGAATTCCAGAAATGGAAGTCTAGTTGGAGCATTATCTGCGTAAACCGGAGAAAATGAAAATGGATGTTTGCAGACCTACATTGAATGAAATCAGCGAGTAAGGCTTAGAACGTCCTGGAATTAAGACACAAGACAGGATTAATTTTTCATAGCAGAATGCTGAACAATTAACAACCAGAAATTTTTAACTAGATAAGCCGTCAATCATAAATTTCTGCAGTATATTAAAGATGACAGATTCATGAAAAGTCTTATTAATTAATGGTACGTGAAACTTCAATGACACAAATTCAGGTTCCTAGTGCCTACCTAAGTAAacattttttacaaaaatataccAACAAGTGAGATAAAGAGAACAATCAGACAATCGAATTCCACCTCCCACGAGGAAAAACACGGAAAGTCCAGGAATTTATTTTCCCGTCTCGTCTTACTTTCATTTCGGTACTAACTAAACCAAAACAACTAATTACCAGCGGCCTAATCACCAAATAAAGTTCCCGGAACATCTTGACTCGCCAAAAATCTCATCAAATCCATTTGAAATGAAATTAAACCAAGTCAACAGAAATCACAGCAACCAAACTACAACTCGCAATAACAAAATTGAAGACTCGCAAGTCATAACCACAACaatcaaatactacaaacctcGCATTGGCGAGCGTTACTATGAGTAAGCCACTGAAGAAGGCATTCCTGGTGCACAAACTTGATGCTTCCGCTGCACGCGCAGGGGTACTGCAGCGGATTATCGATGTCCCCAGGATTCCGGCAGATCCGGCAAACATCCTCTTCCTCCTCCTCATCCAACAAATCGTACTTGCTTACCCCgttaatatcaatatttttcatggtgTTACTGCTGCCATAACTGCTCACGCCTGGCGAAGAATCAAGCGAAGAATCAACAGACGACGGCTCCGCCACCGCGTGAGACGAGGACGAAGATCCAGCCGACGCCGCCTCCGTTGCCGATCCGATCTCCATCCAGCCGGCGGGATAAACCAGGTGAACCCTTAGGGTACGTTAAAATTTGTGCGTTCCGGAATGGAGGTGGGGTTAAGATTTGGTCTAATTTGATTTTAGATGAGACTATTTATTAGTGGAGAATAACTGAGGTGACGGTTTTGCCCCTGCCGTGGAGGACATTTTGGGAAACGCGCATGTATATACTGTCCGCGGATTGCCGGTTGCGGTGGTTTAGCATTGACCGGGAAATTAATAGTGGGAATGCAATGGAAGGGCATGGCGGCCTCAATTACTTTCTagaaaaaaatttgtgaaataTAAATATGTCCCCTTCCCATGTGCAGATGACATTTATTCGATTTAATTTGATCTAACTTAATtaactcataaaaaatattatttttcaatgaaTTAGTTGCATCGaggtatatatatgtgtgaatatatttttttgagacggatctcacgaatatttatctatgagacgggtcaacactaccgatattcacaataaaaaataataatcttagcataaaaagtaatatttcttcatggacgacccaaataagagatctgtctcacaaaatacgaccgtgagaccatctcacataattctttgtatatatatatatataaaacgtgtcacaaaatatatattatatatataacgtGTCACAAAATATCTATTTTATCTTAAATATTCAAGTCATGGAATCATAATAACTAAGTCGTTCGTTTAGTTCTCTCTTCGGCAATCAAACCCTTCGATGTGACGTGTCCTTCGCTCTTACCAAGATTTGACTATTTTGACGAACACAAGATGTTGCGTAGATAATGTATTTATAGTCGACTATTACATTTATATATTGTTATACAAGAAAATCTACCATTTTCGTTACTGGTTGACGAATGTCCAAAGCGACATGGTGTGACTTTATTTCATAGAAACATGTAATAGAAAATTCGATCAATTGAAAGAAAACCCtttaaaatattacaaaaatataaattataataagtGTTGAGAGAAGGTTGATGTTTCTCAAAATATGCCTCAAAGTTCAGTTAATGGGAGCTGAAAACCATTGAGTTAGTTGCATGGATATTGAAACATCTGCGACTTAAAATATTGTTAGAGCTTTTTTTTTACAAGCTCATCTTCGAAATTCTTAAAATTTGTATGCGTACGACATTGCTGAAAAATacccttttaaaaataatcgtaattaaataacaaataaaacAATACAGTTAAAATTGACCAACTCGTCCATCAAAAAATGTGAGTTAaaataaacaagtaaaagtcCTAATAATCATTAACATGTCAAAATCAGTGcataaaaatgttcatgttcactctaaaataataaaaacgtgatgtgcggaaaatatggtcctcgggtcatgtgcgcaAATCCAGCCCTACCTACTCAGAATTCGGCACCCCCAGCCTCCTCAACAATcacttgcatcatacatgcctagtgagtctaaagattcaacatatTTGTATagttaatagcaaatacatatacataacattagCGACAGTATTatccatccactgtgcctaggcctcatcatcatcgtatacatatatcgtcagtcacaaccaactatCTCCTTCAAAAGCATTATCATTTTCAAcacttattaaaatcatacttatacgaaattttttcttaaatcaagcatgcaacgtattttttcataattcacaaaaatcatgcTCGtgatacaaaaaaatttaaataaaacatgccAAATTGTGCTCAGGCCGCTGTCAGGACTAAAATCTCGActcaggtgcaaaatgatcattttgcccctggaaacccaaaatgaccactTTACCCTGgatctcaaaatttcgacctgaaacttaccaaactcctcaaaacatcccaaaacataattataagcATTTCTTCG
Protein-coding sequences here:
- the LOC142541541 gene encoding putative E3 ubiquitin ligase SUD1, with protein sequence MEIGSATEAASAGSSSSSHAVAEPSSVDSSLDSSPGVSSYGSSNTMKNIDINGVSKYDLLDEEEEEDVCRICRNPGDIDNPLQYPCACSGSIKFVHQECLLQWLTHSNARQCEVCKHPFSFSPVYADNAPTRLPFLEFIAGITMKAYHVLHFFLRLSFVLCVWLLIIPFITFWIWRLAFVRSFGEAQRLFLSHLGTTVILTDCLHGFLLSASIVFIFLGATSLRDYFRHLRELGGHDADREDEGDRNGVRGARRQAAQANRNVAADGNGEDGGAQGIGGAGQMIRRNAENVAARWEMQAARLEAHVEQMFDGLDDADGAEDVPFDELVGMQGPVFHLVENAFTVLASNMIFLGVVIFVPFSLGRLILFYMSWFLSSAASPLLSAFVPLTESALSLASLTLKNALTASVNLTSDSNENSMLGQVVDALKINATGQTEVNISSAIAMDLLKVQSTGVSRLSDVTTLAVGYMFIFAFIIFYVGIITLIRYSRGEPLTMGRFYGFTSIAETIPSLFRQFVAAMRHLMTTIKVAFLLVIELGVFPLMCGWWLDLCTIRMFGKTISQRVEFFSVSPLASALVHWVVGIVYMLQISIFVSLLRGVLRNGVLYFLRDPADPNYNPFRDLIDDPVHKHARRVLLSVFVYGSLIVMLVFLPVKLAMRMAPSIFPLDISVSDPFTEIPADMLLFQICIPFAVQHFKLRHTLKSILRYWFTAVGWALGLTDFLLPKPEDNGGQEHGNRDLGRQDRGQAHAALQERALALGLVNRHRRVATNTNVGEYEADETTDPERWAFVLRIVLLLVVAWMTLLVFNSALIIVPISIGRLLFNAIPLLPITHGIKCNDIYAFVIGSYVIWTASAGTRYCLELVRTRRTRVLLKQITKWCGIILKSSFLLSIWIFVIPVLIGLLFELLVIVPMRVPVDESPVFLLYQDWALGLIFLKIWTRLVMLDHMMPLMDESWRVKFERVRDDGFSRLQGLWVMREIVFPIIMKLLTALCVPYVLARGVFPILGYPLIVNSAVYRFAWVGCLILSLIFFCAKRFHVWFTNLHNSIRDDRYLIGRRLHNFGEKLENQQSDSHPTLENQDSTANGTDVNEDNPAAAVVGMRQRQVARLDA